ATGGTCAGACTGGAGAACAATAAAACCATTAGGGTTACTGGATTCTACGGGCATGCTAATCCGAATCGTAGAAGAAGCTCTTAGGATATTTTGCGGAGGGTCGGGGAATCGGTTAGGGAGGAGTGGGTGATTGGGGGAGACTTTAATGCTATACTGAATGATGTTGAGAAAGAAGGGGGTCGCAGGGGAGTGAGGGCCCAGATGAATGAGTTCAAAGAAGTCATGGATGAGATGGCTTTAGTGGATATTAAGCCAGACAGTGGTTGGTTTACCTGGGTAAACAATAGAGATAAGGGGAGGTTGATAAAGGAAAGACTTGATAGATTCCTCACCTCGGTGGCAGTGGTTGAAAATTTCCCGTTTATAGCTACTAAAGTTCTAAGACAAACTCAGTCCGATCATGACGCgattattttagatttgtgGGGTCGAAAACCGAAAGATTTCCCGAAGGATAAGAGATTGTGCTTCAAGTTTGATGTATGTTGGGTCGGGAATAAGGAAGCTAAAAATGTTATTGACAGAGCTTGGAACAGTGAGGGTACAGACTACGGGGAAAAATGGATAGGGTTCGATCGGCGCTCGGTCCATGGCAAtgtaaaaatttggaaaaatgaAGAACGAAATGCGAAAATTGGAAAAACAGATCGAGATGGTCATTGATTCTGCAAGCAAAGCGGATAGTGGGAAAACTCTCAAGGAAACTCGCAGAAGGCTCGACTTTCTATACGCTAAGGAAGAAAGCTACTAGGCCCAAAGGTCTAGGTCAAGATGGCTGAGGGAGGGAGATAGAAATACCAGGTTTTTCCATGCTAAAGCAACTGGTCGTTTAAAGAAGAATAACATTGAGAGGCTCAAAGATGCGGAAGGAAATTGGGTGACAAATAGTAAAGAAATATGTAAGGTGGCCAAAgattactttgtgagtttgtttCGGTCAAACAGTCAAAATGCTAACATCCAAGAGATGGGGCATATAAAGGAGTGCGTTACGAGGGAAACAAATGAAAGGCTCAATATGATCTATACTGAGGAAGAGATTACTCAGGCAATCAAGCAGATGGACCCTAATAAAGCCCCTGGCATCGATGGTCTATAGGGCAATTTCTTCAAACACCATTGGGAGATAGTGGGAAAGGACACTATTAGATACTGCTTGGATATTTTAAACGGGAAAAAGGATATCTCTTGCCTCAACGATACTATGATCATTTTAATTCCTAAAACTAGAGATCCTTGTGAGGTTACTAACTTTCGACCTATTAGTTTGTGCAGGTTTGTCTACAAGATCATCTCTAAGGTGTATGCAAATCGGTTAAATACTGATACTCTCTGCTTCAAGGTTTTGTCTTCAAAATACTTTCCCGACGGTAACATCTTTAATGCAAAAAAGGTGGACAAAGCGTCATTCACTTGGACAAGTATTGCGACAGCGGCGGAAACGCTCAAAGATGGCTTTGGATGGCAGGTTGGAAATTGCGAGAGGATAAATATTTGGGATGATAATTGGGGAATGAAAGGGCTCAACGGGGACGTTATTTTAAGCAACACTCTTAAAAGAGATGAGAAGAGTGTGAAAAACCTTTGGCATATGGATCAGAGGTGTTGGGAGGTTAAAAAAGTTAGGCAAGTATATGGACAAGACTGGGGGGACAAGATTTGCAATATTCCCATTGGAAGGGAAGGCCAGGAAGATAGAATGATATGGTATCATAACCCTCACGGATGTTATACCTTAAAATCCGCATATTCATGGCTATTGTTGAAAGATATGGGATACGAACCTCACAGGTTCCTTTGGAAAGCGTTATGGAAGCTCGATACTCTACCGAAGATCCCGGTTTTCGCGTGGAGGGTGGGGCATGAAATACTCCCCACGAATTCTAAGATCGCCTCTATTAGACAGGGTTTTGAAAAGGGGTGTCCTCGATGCGGAGCAAAGATCGAAACTGTATTGCATGCTTTAAAAGACTGCCCAACCTCGAAAGCAATTCTGTCGATCGGAGGGTGGTCCAGGAGCTTTATTTCGAAGAATTATGATCACTGCGCGGATTGGTTGGAAGACTTAATGCGGGTCCTTGACAAGAGAGCGATGGCCGACTTGTTGACAACCCTTTGGACCTGCTGGAATAACaggaataattttattttcagggGTAAAGAAGATGAGGCCAAGCAAATATGGGAAAGAGCTAGCAACTTGACCAAGGAGTTTCGAATATGTAATATGACGAACGAGCCATTACTGTCACAGAACGCAGCGGAGAAAAAGTGGAAAAAACCTCCAGTGGgcttcattaaaataaatttcgatgCTACAGTAGGAGAAGACAAAATCAGTTTTAGAACGATCATAAGGGATGAAGAGGGATTTGTCTTGGGAGGTGGTGATGGTTTTAAAGAGGGTAGGGTGTCGGTGGAAGAGGCTGAGTGCATGGCTTTTGAAGAAAGCATCAACGTGGCgtgtaatttgaattttaaagaacATGTTCTCTTCGAAACAGATCACGTGGCGCTGGTCAATAAATTCAATAAGTCAGCCCATGACGTCACAACGATAGGCGAGCGGATAAAGGAATGTACAGCAGCCTTCAGCTTTTTTAGATCGGCCAATTTAATTTGGACCGAACGGTCATGTAATACTGTAGCTCATTTACTTTGTAAAAAAATGTGTAGCGagggaaaaatatatttgttcgataTGGATTATCCTCCGGAAATCCACAATGCTGTAATTCGTGATGTTTCGTAATAAATTGTGTTGACCCTTGTGGtcgtttttgtttcaaaaaaaaagtatgtcgcctggtagcgcattgaccaagtttttttagctctttagaGGGGAAGTGATATTGACCGAGCAGGGGTTATCCAGGTATTGCCCACGCCCATCGCATGCGGGACGTCGGTGCCCCCACCGGTTAGGTTCCGGTGGTCTTCATGCGGCGATTCGTCCCATGAGCATCCTGAATATCTGAAAAGGATGAGCAAGAGTCCTCCCCAATACCAAAGCTAGAATTCAAATATCGTTACATGTTCGGTACCCAATAATATGAATGAACCGTCCCGGTCCCTCCctaatccaagggtagaattCGGATACCCAACATCCCGGTCACTCTCCTTTTGGAACAAGAGCCTCAAGCACCTTGGTGGCTTGGATATGCGgtagcctcgagcaccatcggcaccttagTGCTTGGATGTACGGGAGCCTCGGCCACCATCGGTAACCTTGgtgctcggatgtgcgggagcctcgatcaccatcgacaccttggtgctAGGATGTGCAGAAGCCTCGAGCACCAAAGATAAAGTTGGGTTGGGCCCCTGTTGGTGCGGGAGCGTTGGGCTAAAAAAAGTGTCCCCGTTTCAGACACATGAATGTCGCCTGGTAGCGCATTGATAAAGTTTTTTTGGCTCTTTAGGGGGGAAGTGATATTGAGCGAGCAGGGGTTGTCCAGGGCACTGCCCACGCCCATCTCATGCCCGGACGTCGGTGCCCCTCCAACGCCGGTTAGGTTCCCGGCAGCACCCCGGTGATCCATCCCGGCATATAGAAAACGATGCAGCGAGCTATCACGGTCCCGGTTAGGCTCCAGCACCTTGGCCCTTGGTCATGCCGGAGCACATGGCAGCATTGGCACCTTGTGGCTCGAATGTGCGagagcctcgagcagcatcggcaccttggtactgggatgtgcgggagcctcaagcagcatcggcaccttggtgctgggatgtgcgggagcctcgagcagcatcggcaccttggtgcctcggatgtgcgggagcctcgagcagcatcggcaccttggtgcttggatgtgggGGAGCCTCGTGCACCACCGGCACCtcggtggctcggatgtgcgggagcctcgaccACTATCGGCagcttggtggctcggatgtgctggagcctcgagcaccatcggtaccttggtgcttggatgtgcgggagccttgaccaccatcggcaccttggtggctcagatgtgcgggagcctcgaccACCATcagcaccttggtgcttggatgtgcgggagcctcaaGCAGAaccggcaccttggtggctcagatgtgcgggagcctcaagcagcatcggcaccttggtgcttggatgtgtgggagcctcgaCCACagtcggcaccttggtggctcagaTATGCGGGAGCCTCGAGTACCATCGGCAcattggtgcttggatgtgcgggagcctcgaccGCCATCGGCACCTTAGTCTTTGGGATGTCTGAGGAGCCTCGGcggcatcggcaccttggtctTTGGGATGTCTGGCGACCTCGGCGGCATCGACACCTTGGTTTCtcggatgtgtgggagcctcgagcagcatcgaCACCTTGGTGCCT
This sequence is a window from Gossypium raimondii isolate GPD5lz chromosome 5, ASM2569854v1, whole genome shotgun sequence. Protein-coding genes within it:
- the LOC105767067 gene encoding uncharacterized protein LOC105767067, with the protein product MNEFKEVMDEMALVDIKPDSGWFTWVNNRDKGRLIKERLDRFLTSVAVVENFPFIATKVLRQTQSDHDAIILDLWGRKPKDFPKDKRLCFKFDVCWVGNKEAKNVIDRAWNSEGTDYGEKWIGFDRRSVHGNNNIERLKDAEGNWVTNSKEICKVAKDYFVSLFRSNSQNANIQEMGHIKECVTRETNERLNMIYTEEEITQAIKQMDPNKAPGIDGL